The window TGACCTGGGGCAGGGAGGCAGCTGAGGGTCTCCAGCTCCGTGCGCGCGGGCCTGGGGCGCCCTGGGGCCGTGGTGGGCAGGGGCTCGGGGTGGAGGTGCATCGGGCACCAGCCTCCCCGAGACGGGCCTTGGTGGCTGTGAGGGCACAGAGCCAGGGAGCAGGTGAGGGCAGGGGGGGCACAGACCCGAGGCGCCGAGAGGCCCGGGTGCCGGCCAGCCGCTTCCTCAGCGCGGCCCCTTCCCCCGTCCTGCGCCTTCACATCCTGGTCTGGGCGGGGAGATGGAGATGGTCGTCCGCGTGGAGACCCCCAAGTCCCCGGATGGGACTGACCCCCGGCCGGGCGCTCCTGCCTCTGCGGGGCCGTGTGGGCATGGCAGGGCTGGGCGTGGGCGCCCATGGGAGGAACCAGGGCGAGCGGACGCTCCGCGCTGGAAGCTGGAGGCCGTGACCCAGGGAGGGAGAAACGGGCTGGTGCTCCATGTGCACCTTCCTTAGGTCGAAGGGGACGCTGGAGCCGGGGGCGGGTGCTGAGTGTCACCGACAGCCCCGAATTCCGTGTGGGGGTTGCAAGGGGAAGTTCGGGGTCGTGTGCCGCTGGGGTGAAAGTGAGACGATGGAAGGGGGGACTGAGGTGGACGAGGGACTGGGGTGAGTGGTACAAACACAAGAATGTTCTCTCCTAATGTTAACAAATGTGCGACGCTAAacaaggtgtcaacaataggtgTAAATGGGGAAGACACACCCGTGGGCTGCGGGGGCTGCGCCGCTTCAGTCTCTCCCCGGCGGTGACGAGCGGCCACGTGATTCGAAGCGAAGCGTCACGGCAGGGGGGCGCGGGGGCGCGGTGGTTTCTGCGTGGCTTCTCCGACTCCTGCGGGACCCCCACCTGACTCAATGACAACAGCAGGAGCGCCTGGTTGTGACGGCGCCGGCTCAGGTGCGGAGGGCAGGGGGAGCTGGGCTGTCACCACCTGGCCCCCGGGACCGCTGCGTCCACCTGCAGCCTGCCAGGCGCAGGACAGGGCTCGCCCCGGTGCTCACCAGCAGTGACGGTGGGCTTTTCCCGGGGCCGGGTGCTCGGGGGGACGTGTGCAGGGGCTCCCGAGGCTCTGCGAGGTGGGGCCCGGCCACCAGCCTTGTCCTCCTCAACACCGGCTCCGCGTTTTTGTGGCGGCGGCTCTCTGGAGGGCAGAGGAGATGGCCCCGTCTGCGTGGCCGCTGGGGAGGGAGGGCTCAGTGTCACCGGGCAGCGCCCGAGCTGCGGGGTCATGCAGACGGAGCACTTccagccaccccaccccagatGGCCCCAACGGAAAGGGACCTCGGTGTCCATCAGCTGGGGCTGGACAGACAAATGTGGGAGAGACATCCATACGAGGGAAGGCTGCTCGCCATGGGGAGGGGCAAGCTCTCGGCCCATCCATGGAAAGGGGTGACCCCCCAATTCATCCATGGAAAGGGGTGACCCCCAATTCATCCACAGAAAGGGGTGAACCCCTAAGTCTTCCACAGAAAAAGGTGAACCCCCAAGTCGTCCACAGAAAGGGACGAGCCCCTCGCAGCCATGGGGGGACCCCGGAGAAAGAGGCTGAGTGTGGAGGTGCCGCTCCGGGTGAGGCTTGGGTGGAGAAGCTCCCCCTCGTGCTGGTGGGTGGGGGGCGCAGGAGGGGACCAGGAACCTTCTGGAGCGGCAGCGCCGTTCCTCTGAGTGGTGGGCTTTCCTGTGGCTGCCACAACGATCTCCCATGAACTTGGGGGCCCAGAGCCACACAGATTTTTCTCTCAGTTCTGGGGGTGGGGTCCGGATGGGTGGTCTGGGGTGCACGTCGACATGTCGAGGGTGGGCACGGCCGGCTCCCTGGGGGCTCCTGGGCCCCTGGCTGCACCTGCCTCTGCCTTGGGGCCCCTGGGGCGCCCAGGACGCCTGGCCCCAGCTGCACGTTCCTGCCCACGAGGCCGTCTTGGGGCTGGGACCTGGCTGCCCCAGGTGGGGGTCCCAGGGGTGCGTGCCCCAAATAGGAAGAGCCCGGCGCCAGCCTCAGTGTCCCCTGGCGGTCAAGCCCACCTGGCTGCCCCGGGAAAGGAGGGTCCGGCCAAGCCCCGGCCTCGTGGCCGTCTGTCCTGCCTCCCCCCAGGCTATAGAGAAGGGGTCCTCTGGAAGCGCGGCCGGGACAACGGGCAGTTCCTGAGCCGGAAGTTCGTGCTGACGGAGCGAGAGGGCGTCCTCAAGTACTTCAACAAGAACGACGTGAGCCGGGCGGCCGGGTCTGCGGGGCCTCAGCTCCCCGGGGGGGTTCCTGGGAGCTGCCTGCCCCTCCACGGGGCACCCCACCCCGATGGGACACCCCAATCCCCACAGGGAAACCTCACCCCCACGGAGACACTCCAATCTGCACAGGGACATCCCACCCCCATGGGACACCCCACCCCCACGGGGACACCCTGCTCCACCCACGGGGGCACCCCCAAGGGGACATTCGCCAGCCACACCTTTGGCCACAGTCACTCTTTGGGGCCCCCTGGGagccaggcctgggctgggggtccCTGGGGGGATGGGAGCAGCCGAGGGTCCTTCAGGGCTCCCCGACCCCGAGTGGGAGCTGGGGAAAACGGCGTCCTCACCCCGGTACACCCAGGAAGTGTGCTCAGGGATGGTCAGCGGTAGGGCTTGAGGCTGTGGGCTTGGGCCGCCATCTGCCCAGTGTTCCCGGACGACCAGCTGACGGGGTGCCAGGCCTGGTGTGGGGGCCGTGGGGTGACGCGCACGGGCTGGGAGGGAGACGCCTGGTATCCTGGCCACTGGTGGCCGAACGACCTCCTCGGCTGGGGTGCCTGGGAGCCGGGGGCCGGGGCAGGGTGGGCAGGGCGGGCTGGGCGGCAGTGGGGGCCTCAGCCCGGTGGCCAGAAGCAGGCCTTGGTCCCCGGGAGGGCACTGGCTCTCAGGGCCGTTTCCCGGGGCCGCCCAGCACCGCAGCTGCCCCTGTGGGGCCTGTCAGGCTGCAGAGCCTGTCCCCTGGCTCCTTGGGCTGCAGGAAGGCCTTGGCCCCTGCCCGGCACCCACGCAGCCTTGCTCCCCAGGCCAAGGAGCCCAAGGCCGTCATGAAGATTGAGCATCTCAATGCCACCTTCCAGCCGGCCAAGGTCGGGCACCCCCATGGCCTGCAGGTCACGTACCTCAAGGACAACAGCACACGCAACATCTTTGTCTACCACGAGGACGGGAAGGTGGGGCGCGGGCCGGGACTCGGGGgcacagggggtgggggtgggggcagcggctggctggaggggctggggtgggagaggggcaaCTCAGCCCTCAGCACCCGCCTGTGCCCCCGCAGCTGCCCTCTGGCCTTACACCCCGCATCTCGGGGGGCGGGAGCAAGGGCACCCCTGGAGAGACCCCAGAGTCTGCCCTGGTGTCCTCGTGACAGATTGAAGGCCCAGAGAGGCCCCCAGCCGCGGCGGCTGTTTTGGTTTCATTCCCCATTTTTATCAGAAGCGCACACGGGGTGAGGAGTGACGCGTCCCCGAGGCTTCCCATGAGAAACTGAGGGGGTTTATCTCGCACCCGCAGAAACGTGCTTGCGGCACGCTGGGTTTGGCCGTTTTAGGCATCATCCCGATGGTTCCCACAGCGGACCCTTCCGAAGCCCCACATGTGCCTGTCCAGCTCCTGGGGTCCCTTATCCTCGTGTGTCTTTTGCTCGTATTTGCATTCTGCATGTACGTCATGTGACTTGGAAATACTAATCAGACCTGAGCCCTAGGGCAGATGacaatttcttctcctttctggcacaaggttttattttccttccagctaatagttctccccaccccccaacccccccaaaCTCCACTGATTGTCTGAGTCTCCTCTGGACACCATCAGGCACGCCAGCTGCTCTTTCACCTTCCTGGAGCCTCATCTCACTTCTGTGTGGATTTCTGGTTTTCTGGACCTCAAGTCTTTCTTGGTCTACACTCGTCTTTTTGGAGCACACCCTTTGGTAGCTTCCCAAGGAGCTACTCTGCAAAGTTGCAAAGCTCCTGAGACGTGCACGTCTGAAAGTTCTACCTTCCTTGGGTAGGTTAGAGCTTGACATAGAGTGGCTGGTTGGGAATTCACGTTCCCTGCCCTGAGGGCCGCCGTGGAGACGCCCAGGCCGGCTGCCGAGCCTTTTCTGTGACCCACTTTGGTTTGGTTGGTTTCTCCCTCTGGATGCTCATCCCTGGGGCTTTGAAATGTTCTGCTGATGTGTCTGGAGCTCGCTGTGGGGCACCCAAGGCATTTCACTCTAGTAGCTCGTGCCCAGGAGTCAGGGAATTcttttctgacttatttctcCAGTAACTTCCTCCTTCAGTTTCCTCCACTCGCTCTCTCGGAAACGGCTGTCACTCGGACGCTGGCTCTCCAGGCTGCTGCTCTCGTCTGCTTCATCTGCTTCCTGTACTCGTCCTTCTCCACCCTTTCTTTGCTACTTTCTGGGAAATCTCTCCAACTCGGTCTTCCAGCTCTTCTACTGAGGATTTTGCTTCAGCTGTCAGGTTTTTTATTTTGCAGGGCTTCTTTTTGTTCTTGGAATGTTCCTTTTTCAAAGCAAGCTGTTTTTGTTTCATGACTATGATGTATCAGCTCTAATTATTAATGAcaattttaaaagctttcttttccttgaacaactttgtttcttctgatttgctgtttcttgtttgtttgctcTGTTCTCTGCCTTCCAAATGAGCGATTTCTTCAGATATCCTGGGGCCTTGGGCCAGCAGGTTCTCAGAGAAAATGCCCCAGCAATGGGGTGGCTGAGCAAAGAAAGGTGGGGCCTGGGCATTCTGTGGGTGTATTCACATAACATTTCTGTTTCTGGAATGTCCCCCCACACTGTGTCTCGCTTCGGAACCCCATCCTGCCCGGTCCAGAACCCTCCTTCTCACTCTCCCCAGAGAATGAACCTCCATCTTCTGCCAGGGAATAGGGGAGCCAGTGTTTCAACCAGTTGCTGTGTCGAGGCTCCTACCCCCTCATCCAGGGGCCCTAGAGCTTTCACTCCCAAGCCCttttttttgggggtggtggtgatatCAGTTGGGTCATGTCTCGATTTCCTGTCAGTTGAAGGTTCACCTGTCAGCTCTCCTAAGGCAGTGACATGTGCCACCTGCTTTCCAGCTTCCAACACTCTGTAGCTGTTCTCCCAGGTCTCGTGAGTTTTGGCCTGTTTTCAAAAATCCCTTACTGGGTTAGTAGCAGATTTCAGGAAGAAACTTAGCTGTATCCAGAGCCCCGTTCATTTCCCATGAGGGGAGACTGAGGCCAGGAGCTTGGACTTTGGGGACTTTCTGGAAGTGAGGGACAGATGCTCTTTTTTAgggccctgccctccctccctccagagGGAGAGAGTTGCAGGCCGGGTcccatgccaggccctgtgcaggACCCCGGGGTGAGCATGCAGGTGAGTGCACAGGTGAGCCCAGGTAAGCACGCAGCTGAGCAGGCAGGTGAGCCCAGGTGGGCCTATTTGATGTGGCTGTGCCCTCATGCAGCTCAGTCTGGCAGAAGAGACAGATGTTAACTGGAGATTCGCAGGAATAAGTAAAATCACACGTGCTGGGTGCTGGGAGGTGGAGATGCATGGCACAGTGAGGGTGAGTGGGGTGTTAGGAGCCCCGAGATGGGGGTGGCACGTGCTAAGGCCTGAGGTGAAAGGAGGCCAGAAGGAAGGGGTGGTCCTGCCAGGGTCTGTGGGAAgcctgggggatggggggatgccCTGGGCTGATTTGAACTTCCGGAAGGTCCTTTGCCAGTCCTG of the Choloepus didactylus isolate mChoDid1 chromosome 21, mChoDid1.pri, whole genome shotgun sequence genome contains:
- the ADAP1 gene encoding arf-GAP with dual PH domain-containing protein 1 isoform X2, whose product is MSRVGTAGSLGAPGPLAAPASALGPLGRPGRLAPAARSCPRGRLGAGTWLPQVGVPGVRAPNRKSPAPASVSPGGQAHLAAPGKEGPAKPRPRGRLSCLPPGYREGVLWKRGRDNGQFLSRKFVLTEREGVLKYFNKNDAKEPKAVMKIEHLNATFQPAKVGHPHGLQVTYLKDNSTRNIFVYHEDGKVAFPGAGAADLVPKLSRNYLKEGYMEKTGPKQTEGFRKRWFTMDDRRLMYFKDPLDAFARGEVFIGSKEGGYRVLARLPPGTQGHHWAHGLTIVTPDRKFLFACETEAEQREWAAAFQKVMDRPMLPQEYAVEAHFKHKP
- the ADAP1 gene encoding arf-GAP with dual PH domain-containing protein 1 isoform X3 translates to MSRVGTAGSLGAPGPLAAPASALGPLGRPGRLAPAARSCPRGRLGAGTWLPQVGVPGVRAPNRKSPAPASVSPGGQAHLAAPGKEGPAKPRPRGRLSCLPPGYREGVLWKRGRDNGQFLSRKFVLTEREGVLKYFNKNDAKEPKAVMKIEHLNATFQPAKVGHPHGLQVTYLKDNSTRNIFVYHEDGKEMADWFNALRAARFHYLQVAFPGAGAADLVPKLSRNYLKEGYMEKTGPKQTEGFRKRWFTMDDRRLMYFKDPLFLFACETEAEQREWAAAFQKVMDRPMLPQEYAVEAHFKHKP
- the ADAP1 gene encoding arf-GAP with dual PH domain-containing protein 1 isoform X1, with protein sequence MSRVGTAGSLGAPGPLAAPASALGPLGRPGRLAPAARSCPRGRLGAGTWLPQVGVPGVRAPNRKSPAPASVSPGGQAHLAAPGKEGPAKPRPRGRLSCLPPGYREGVLWKRGRDNGQFLSRKFVLTEREGVLKYFNKNDAKEPKAVMKIEHLNATFQPAKVGHPHGLQVTYLKDNSTRNIFVYHEDGKEMADWFNALRAARFHYLQVAFPGAGAADLVPKLSRNYLKEGYMEKTGPKQTEGFRKRWFTMDDRRLMYFKDPLDAFARGEVFIGSKEGGYRVLARLPPGTQGHHWAHGLTIVTPDRKFLFACETEAEQREWAAAFQKVMDRPMLPQEYAVEAHFKHKP